CATCAGCACGATTTCCGACGTAGAGGAGATGGGTATGACTATCCACAAAACCAGGGAGAACGAGGCGATCCTTACAATTAACAGATTCTGGAAACTGGCTTAAGCGCGGTGCCTGACTCATCATACCCAAGGCAGCAATCCTCCCCTCCTTGACAACAAGGTAGGCATTTTGAATCTCTTCCAAATCCTTCATCTCATCTTTTAACTTTCGGGTTTTAGAAGAGGCGATCCGCAACAGAGAGGTAATATTATAAAAGAGAATCTCTTTACCCTCTGATGTCATAGAGGCCTGTGATCCTAACCAAATCAATAAACATTGTCTATTTTCTTCCCTTATTTTAGTAGAGGCCGATGCCGCTTCTGGAGCTTGGTTCATTGAATCTGGGTCTTCTTGAACTGCTTGAGGGACACCACAACCGTTATCCCCTTTCTATTGAGCCGGAGGCCAAAAAGCGGGTCCTGAAATCCCGTGAGATTGTCGAACAAATTGCCAAACCGACCTATGGAATCAACACGGGGTTAGGATCACTTAAGGACCGTACGATCCCATCCGATCAGCTCACAGAGCTTTCACACAACACCCTCAGGAGTCATGCCTGCGGATTTGGAAAACCGCTTGCCGAAGAAATTTCAAGGTGGATGCTCCTTCTTCGGATCCATACACTCGCACTCGGTTACTCCGGCGTGAGACTTGCCCTGATCGAAAAACTGATCGAACTCTATGAGAAAAATATCTTTGGGGTTGTTTATGAGCATGGCTCGGTTGGATCCAGCGGTGATCTGGTCCCTCTTGCGCACATTGCCCTCCCCCTTCTTGGTGAAGGGGAGGTTTGGAATGACGGGTCGATCCGCCCTGCGGCGGGGGTGCTTCAAGAGAAACAAGTTCGCCGATTCGAACTGAAGGCCAAAGAGGGTTTGAGCCTCATCAATGGAACCCAGATGATGCTCGCCCATGGCCTCCTGCTCTGGGAGAGAGGCGAAAAACTCTGGAGATCAGCCAACACGATTGCCGCCCTTTCTCTCGAGGCGCTCCGAGGTTCCCAAAAGGCGTTTCATCCTTTTCTCCATGAACGACGTCCCATCCCGGAGCTCCAGGAGACGGCACGCTTTCTCTGGAATCTTCTCGAAGGGAGTGAAATTCTCAAGAGCCATGAAAATTGTGAAAGGGTGCAGGATGCCTACTCGCTCCGCTGCATTCCACAGGTGCATGGAACCTATTTAATGGCCCTTAACAATTTAAAAAGAGTGCTTGAGTGCGAAATCCGCTCTTCAACAGACAATCCGCTTGTCTCCGTTGATTCCGGTGAAATCTTGAGTGGTGGAAATTTTCATGGGGAACCGATCGGTTGGGCAATTGATTCCTTCTCAATCACCATGACAAAACTCTCTTCCATTTCTGAAAGACGAATCAACCGAATGGTTGACCCTACCCTCTCCGGTCTTTCTCCATTTCTCATTGAAAAAAGCGGTCTCCAAAGCGGGATGATGATTTCTCAATATACCGCGGCCAGTATCGTTTCGGAAAACAAGGTTTTGGCCCATCCAGCTACCGCTGATTCAATTCCAACCGCCGCAGGGCAGGAGGATATCAATTCGATGGGGTCGATCGCCGCAAAAAAGGGGATGAGGATTCTTGAAAATACCGAACAGGTTTTAGCGATTGAACTGGTTGTAGCGCTTCAAGCACTCGACCTTTCCTTGAAGGATCAACAAAGCCTGAAGAGTTCTCCCCCTCTTTCACGGATTAGAAAGATTTGTCGAAAAGAGATCCCGGTCCTTTCAGAAGACCGCTACCTTCGCCCCGATCTGGAGAGAGCCCTTACCCTGCTCCGCAGTGGAAAAATAGCCTAACAGACTGCCAAGCAACCTAACTGTTTTTCTGTCGATAATCCCGTCAAAGGGAGTGAATTTTTATGTACCCGATCATTCATCTTGGTCCGCTACCTTGGATAGCGCTCTTGTTGGATCCAATGGCATTGAGGAGGGATGCGACAAGGGTCGTCTGCCGTGCTGCCTCTGAAACCGCTTCCAAAGTAGCTACGTTGCTTCATCAACCCAGATTGAGCGGGGGTCTCCATGATCGTTTTAAGGCGCTATTAAGAGGTCAGGGCGCTTGAGGCGCTGGGACTCCAGTTCACATTTCGGAAATTGTTTTCTTATCTAAAGGGAGGCGGTCAAAGATGCTATTTAAAAAAACAAATGATTTCAGGTTCTTGAAGTTTAGTCGCTTGGGCACCTCTATTGCAAGATATCTCTATATTATGAGGCTTACCTCAAAACAGCTCTGTTTGGGGGCATTACTGGTCATTTTAATTACGGCTGGGTTGTACACAATAATACTTACAAAAGGTGGGGACCACTCCAAGATCCAGACTGCAGCGAAGGTTTATTCGATACTGGACAAGGAATGGAGAGAAGATAAGGCCCTATTGCCGGTCATTTCAGACGCCATTCTAAGACTATCGGATGAACGAAATCTTGATCCCCTTCTTATCCTTGCAATCATTAAGGTTGAAAGCAGCTTTCGGACAGAAGTCCGTTCTCATCGAGGGGCCATCGGTTTAATGCAGGTGAAACCGATCGCATTGAAAGATCTGTTAAAGGACAAAGAGACACAAATTAAACTCTACGGTGAAGAGCTTCACGAGCCGATCCTGAATTTACAGGTGGGGATTGGCTATCTTTCCAAACTGCTTAAAAAATCCAACGGCGACCTCTGGAAGGCGTTGATGGCTTATAATATCGGTCCAACGGCCGTGAGCCGCCATTATAAAAACAGGCCCGTACCGGCCAGCGGTTATCCCTGGAAGGTCATGAGGACCTACCACGGGTATTGCAACTTATAGATGCCCCTGCCCTTTTCTCAGTACATCGACCACACCCTGCTCAAGCCGGAAACAACGGGAGAGCAGATCCACCAACTTTGTGAGGAGGCGGTCACCTATCAGTTCTTTTCCGTCTGTGTGAACCCGTTCTGGGTCTCTCTATGCAAAAAACTTCTGGAGAAGAGTAGAGTTAAGGTCTGTACCGTTGCGGGATTTCCTCTGGGACTTGGTCAGCCCTCCGTCAAGGCGGAAGAGGCAAAACGTGCCCTGGATGACGGTGCTGCTGAGGTTGACATGGTGATGAATATCGGTGCCTTCAAATCAAGAGAGTTCACCATGGTACAAAAGGATATTGAGGCCGTTCGGAAGGCAATCCCGAATCTTCTTCTGAAGGTCATTCTGGAAACATGTCTTTTAAACCATGAAGAGAAGATGAAGGCCTGTCATCTGGCCCAGGAGGGCGGCGCTGACTTTGTCAAGACATCAACCGGTTTTTCAACGGGTGGTGCGACGGTCGATGACATCAAACTTCTTCGTGAAACGGTCGGATCCAAAATGGGGGTCAAGGCCTCAGGGGGAATCAAGAATCTTAAGTCAGCACTCGACATGATCCAGGCTGGAGCAACCCGGATTGGTTCTTCCGCTGGCGTGTTGCTTGTGAGAGAGGCCGGCAACCGTGTTTTATCAGTTTGATAACAGATTCTCATTTTGAGAGATAATTAAACACCTCTAATCAAAACGGGCTTATATTTAACTATCTGAAATTACTTGTAAGATTCCGCTCATTCGTTTTTGGGACGATGGCAATAAAATTGCAGTTCATTCTCTCCTGAAACCTGGAGGTCTTATGATTCAACCCAGTCTCAAGAAGCTTTCTTTGGTGGTAACTCTGCTATTTTTTGCCGGCTGTTCCAAGACAGGGACAACAGTTGAAGAAGGTTCTATAGAGACTGAACAATCTGCCGGAGAGACGGAACAGCAGAAAGAGGAGATGCGTGAAGAAGGACTGGCCAACAACGAGATTGAGATCCTACTTGAGGAGGAACATTCTGTAACGATTACGCAGGAGGCGGTCCAGGCGCTTGCGAACTCGGCAAAGGAGCTGGAGTCTGGTACTGTTAACCCATCAGAATTGGAGGAGCCTGTTGCAGAACCGACGGAAGATGGCGAACCATCAGAATTCTCTGATGATCCCCTGATGACTGAGGAAGAACTCGTAGAGGGATCTCAAGGGACGGAGGATGAGGGTCTCGTTGAAATCGACCTCGGGATGCTCTCCATCCATTCCTCCACGGAAACAATTTTAGAGGAACTCCTCACCGGTCATAACCGCCCCAACCGATCCGGTCGTGAAAATATCATTTTTGTCGGCCACGGTTCCCGTTCCAAGTCCTACTTCATCTCTCAGTCCCTCAAGATCCTTGATCTCGAGGGAGAAGGACTCCCTACAACCGGGGGGCGCACGGCACATGGGCTGTTTGGCCAGGCGGTCTTTGACGGAAAGAGGGATAAATTTAATTTCTGGTATGTGGACCTCGCCTCTCACTCAATCGACCGATCGAGGTCACTAAACAACTATTGTTCTCTCGAAAAAGATTTTGATGGAATCGAAGACGATATTCTCGAGCAGGTCTCGCTGCGGCATAAGACCTTTATCCATATGCTCTCGAACACCAACTGTCGGTCACAGGCGAACTGGTTTCGAATCCGTCTCGATCAAAGACTGAATGATCTCCTGCGTGCTGCCTTTGACTGGGGACGGATTTCGGGGAACCTCCTTCGTGTCTTGAGTGGAAACATGACCTTCTACGAGACCCTCGTCGATGGGGTTAATTGGGAAAATCTCTTTTCGCGGGTTGTAGATCTAAACACGCACCCACGCATCTTCCTGAATCTCTATGACAAGAATCGGTCACAGCCGAGACCCCTCTTTATCGATGTTGCCGTTCATGAACTGGGACATGCGTTTGTCAAATTTATGGATGAATACGCCGAAAACACCGTTTCAGATATCCTTCACTTAGGGGCATTGAAGAGCTTTCTTGATTTTAACATCAACCTGACCGGCTTTTTCCCAAGCTGGACACGGATGATTTATAATATCCCCTCCGTCACGATCAATCCGTTCCGGCAACTGCTCAATTGGAGCGGTCTCTTCGCCACGAATTGTGCCGCCACCTATTCTTCAGCCCAGTCGCGCTGGGGAGATCTGGCAGGTCAGGGGGTCGGCGATCTGAGGATTCAGACCCAAGTCGGTTGTCTCTATTATGCCAACCACTTCTACAGGTCTTCCAAGGATTCAAAGATGAAAACGAGTACGAATCCGTTCAATCTCTTCCAAGAGCGTTATCTCAAGGCCCACTTTCTTGACCAGAGAAGCTCTTAAATAAAGCTACTTTTTCGGTTGTTATTTCTCATACTTCCTATAGTCTGCCTCTTTCATGAGCATTCGGGGATTCAAAAAAAGACTCAAGGTCGGAATCATTGACCTGATCGCTAAACAGCCGACAAAATCAATTTACGCCCGGATCGTCAATCCCAATTACACCTCACTCATGCCGCAGGTCGTTGCAGTTTGGGCAGAGCAACTGGGACACGAGGTCCACTACCTCACATTTACCGGATTTGAGGATCTTCAGCATGATGTCCCTCAGGAAGTGGACGTCCTTTTTATCAGCACTTTTACCCAGAATGCCCTGACCGCCTACAGTATTTCTGACATCTTCAGAAAACGGGGGATTGTAACCGTTTTGGGAGGCCCCCATGCCCGTGCCTATGCGGAGGATGCTCTCTTTCATTTTGATTACGTTTTGGGACTAACCGATCGTGACCTGATCCAAAATCTTCTCGAGGATCCTGCACCACAAAAAGAGATTGGGGTCCATTTGAGTGCCCCGGGCCAGGTCAAGTCGGTACCCGGGATACGGGAACGCTGGAAGTTCCTAGAACAAAACTTGAAAAAGACGCGGATCGTGCACGTCGTGCCGATGATTGGGAGCTTGGGGTGTCCCTATACCTGCAGCTTCTGCATTGATTCCAAGATTGATTATCTACCCCTCCCCTACGATCAAATCCGTGAAGACCTGGATTTCCTGCAAAAGATGCCGAAGCCGCCGACGGTCGCCTGGTACGATCCGAATTTCGGGGTCCGATTTGACGACTATCTCAATATCATCGAGTCAACGGTCCCACCCGGCCGGATGGCGTTTGGCGGGGAAAGCAGTCTCTCGCTCTTGAGTGAAGCAAACCTCAAGCGTCTTAAAAAGAATAATTTTATTGTGATGCTGCCCGGAATTGAGTCCTGGTTTGATTTTAATGGCAAATCAAAACAACAGAAGAATTTTGGTCTCGACAAGGTCAAACCGATCGCCGAGCATATTAATCTTGTCATGCAATACATCCCCTATGTGCAGACCAATTTTCTGTTTGGTCTCGACACGGATGAGGGTCCCGCCCCTTTTGAACTGACCAAGAAATTTGTCGATCTCTCTCCCGGAGTCTATCCGAATTTTGCAATGCTGACCTCTTTCGGCAATTCGGCCCCGTTAAACAAAAAATTTCAGGAGGAAGGGAGGATCATCGACATCCCGTTCCCGTTCCTTGACGGCAATGCCGGATTAAACGTTCGTCCGAAAAATTATGGCCTGGTTGAGTTTTACGACCACTATCTGGATCTGGTGAGGTATTCTTACTCCCCTGAAAAGATCTGGAAACGTTTCAAGGCAAACAAGCATCCGCTTCCTCGCTGGATGAACCTCTTGCGCGCCACATTTTCAGGTAAGGGAAACCGGGGCAACTATTTTCAGGTAAGGGAGCGACTCGCCAAGGAGCCTGAATTTCATGATTTTTATGCCGGGGCCAGCATCAAGCCCCCGCCCTACTTTCGGGATCAAATCCGGAAAAATTTGGGCGTTTTTTACGATCACCTTCCGCAGAGGGTCGTCAATTATCTCCATCACGGAGAGCCGGCTCCAAACCCCAGAATTTCGAACGCCCTGCCGACCATTTATCCGATGGAACAGGCAGCCGCTTCCTGATTAAGAATCAATCGTCTCACTCAACTGCTGCCAGGGAATGGCGGTAATTTCCTCCTCCAGCTTGACCGGTCGGGGGGTTCGGCAAACGACATAGCCCTTTTTTGCCTTTTTGTATTCCTTGAGAAAAACCTTCAGGTGACGAATGTCTTGACGACTCGGCCGATCATTCCATTTTACCTCGATCGGAATATATTCCCCTCCTCTCTCTATCACCCAATCGACTTCAGGACCATCCGGATCTCGCCAAAAACGGATTTTGGTGGAAACTGTTTTCAGGCGGGCCAGACGAATCAATTCGAGGCCGACATATTGTTCAAACAGGTTTCCCAGCCGATCGCGTGAAAGGGATCGACCTTCTCCCGCACAGAGGCGACGCACACCGAGATCAAACATCAGATAACGGTTCGATTTTGTCAGTTTTTTTCGGGTAAGACTTTGAGTAATCGGTTCGATCCGTTCCGCAATCAAACAATCATCGAGAATTTCAAAATAAGAGGCGATGGTGGTGTGGCTGACACCTATTTCTTGAGAGAGGCCGTGAAGATTGATAATGTTTCCCGACTCCAATCCCGCAAACTCCAGAAAGCGGGCAAAAGAGCCAATATTTCGAACGATCGCCTCAGCCCGAATCTCCTCTTCAAGATAGGTTTCAACATAAGACTTGAGATCCACTTCGCGGTCGGTTGCTTCTCGTTCCTGAACGATTCCGGGAAGCGTTCCGTCCGTGAGAATCATTTCGATCGGTTGGGCATATTCTTGATGAAGAAAAGGATCGAGCCGCATACTCACGACCCGTCCTGGGAGCAAATTAACCCCCCTTCCCTTCCGTAATTTTCTGGCCGAGGAACCGGTCAGGATAAATTGTGCCACATGTCGATCGATAAGATCTTGCACCGCATCCATAATGGTCGGCACTTTTTGAACTTCATCAAGAAAGACGAGCGGCCGTTTGGTCTTTTTTGCCAACGCTTCGATTTCACCGATCAAAAGAGAGCTGTTTTTTTCATAACGCTGCCGGGTGCCGGGAGAGGCGAGGGAAAGGGTCAGATCCGATGAAAGCCGGGCGAGGAGCGTCGATTTTCCGGTTTGACGAGGACCCAAGAGCAGGATGCTTTTCCCTCGATCCAGATGGTGTTGAAGCCCTGATTCAAGCTGGCGCTGAATATATTGCATATCGCACTCAATATTCGCCGAAAATTGAGTGTATTACAACAATATTCTTTTACTGATCGAATATGCGGGCTCCCGATCGATCAAACCGCAGGCCGTTTGGAGGTCGTCTGGTTCCTCATAGGTTTTACGGTGGATTCAAAGCCCTCTCAACAAACCGCCTGACCAATTGATTTGATTCAGGTGTCGGAACGGCCGACGATAAAACCTTGGCCAGCTGTTCGTCGTTCTCGGTGTAATGTTGTTTATAAATCGTGAGTCGCCGGACGAGCGTCTCCCGATCGACCTCCGGATGAAACTGCA
This window of the Deltaproteobacteria bacterium genome carries:
- the hutH gene encoding histidine ammonia-lyase → MPLLELGSLNLGLLELLEGHHNRYPLSIEPEAKKRVLKSREIVEQIAKPTYGINTGLGSLKDRTIPSDQLTELSHNTLRSHACGFGKPLAEEISRWMLLLRIHTLALGYSGVRLALIEKLIELYEKNIFGVVYEHGSVGSSGDLVPLAHIALPLLGEGEVWNDGSIRPAAGVLQEKQVRRFELKAKEGLSLINGTQMMLAHGLLLWERGEKLWRSANTIAALSLEALRGSQKAFHPFLHERRPIPELQETARFLWNLLEGSEILKSHENCERVQDAYSLRCIPQVHGTYLMALNNLKRVLECEIRSSTDNPLVSVDSGEILSGGNFHGEPIGWAIDSFSITMTKLSSISERRINRMVDPTLSGLSPFLIEKSGLQSGMMISQYTAASIVSENKVLAHPATADSIPTAAGQEDINSMGSIAAKKGMRILENTEQVLAIELVVALQALDLSLKDQQSLKSSPPLSRIRKICRKEIPVLSEDRYLRPDLERALTLLRSGKIA
- a CDS encoding lytic transglycosylase domain-containing protein, which codes for MRLTSKQLCLGALLVILITAGLYTIILTKGGDHSKIQTAAKVYSILDKEWREDKALLPVISDAILRLSDERNLDPLLILAIIKVESSFRTEVRSHRGAIGLMQVKPIALKDLLKDKETQIKLYGEELHEPILNLQVGIGYLSKLLKKSNGDLWKALMAYNIGPTAVSRHYKNRPVPASGYPWKVMRTYHGYCNL
- the deoC gene encoding deoxyribose-phosphate aldolase; this encodes MPFSQYIDHTLLKPETTGEQIHQLCEEAVTYQFFSVCVNPFWVSLCKKLLEKSRVKVCTVAGFPLGLGQPSVKAEEAKRALDDGAAEVDMVMNIGAFKSREFTMVQKDIEAVRKAIPNLLLKVILETCLLNHEEKMKACHLAQEGGADFVKTSTGFSTGGATVDDIKLLRETVGSKMGVKASGGIKNLKSALDMIQAGATRIGSSAGVLLVREAGNRVLSV
- a CDS encoding radical SAM protein, which encodes MSIRGFKKRLKVGIIDLIAKQPTKSIYARIVNPNYTSLMPQVVAVWAEQLGHEVHYLTFTGFEDLQHDVPQEVDVLFISTFTQNALTAYSISDIFRKRGIVTVLGGPHARAYAEDALFHFDYVLGLTDRDLIQNLLEDPAPQKEIGVHLSAPGQVKSVPGIRERWKFLEQNLKKTRIVHVVPMIGSLGCPYTCSFCIDSKIDYLPLPYDQIREDLDFLQKMPKPPTVAWYDPNFGVRFDDYLNIIESTVPPGRMAFGGESSLSLLSEANLKRLKKNNFIVMLPGIESWFDFNGKSKQQKNFGLDKVKPIAEHINLVMQYIPYVQTNFLFGLDTDEGPAPFELTKKFVDLSPGVYPNFAMLTSFGNSAPLNKKFQEEGRIIDIPFPFLDGNAGLNVRPKNYGLVEFYDHYLDLVRYSYSPEKIWKRFKANKHPLPRWMNLLRATFSGKGNRGNYFQVRERLAKEPEFHDFYAGASIKPPPYFRDQIRKNLGVFYDHLPQRVVNYLHHGEPAPNPRISNALPTIYPMEQAAAS
- a CDS encoding ATP-binding protein, whose translation is MQYIQRQLESGLQHHLDRGKSILLLGPRQTGKSTLLARLSSDLTLSLASPGTRQRYEKNSSLLIGEIEALAKKTKRPLVFLDEVQKVPTIMDAVQDLIDRHVAQFILTGSSARKLRKGRGVNLLPGRVVSMRLDPFLHQEYAQPIEMILTDGTLPGIVQEREATDREVDLKSYVETYLEEEIRAEAIVRNIGSFARFLEFAGLESGNIINLHGLSQEIGVSHTTIASYFEILDDCLIAERIEPITQSLTRKKLTKSNRYLMFDLGVRRLCAGEGRSLSRDRLGNLFEQYVGLELIRLARLKTVSTKIRFWRDPDGPEVDWVIERGGEYIPIEVKWNDRPSRQDIRHLKVFLKEYKKAKKGYVVCRTPRPVKLEEEITAIPWQQLSETIDS